A genomic segment from Necator americanus strain Aroian chromosome III, whole genome shotgun sequence encodes:
- a CDS encoding hypothetical protein (NECATOR_CHRIII.G11679.T1) — protein MAAQERKCRLEHTHPQVSMASKHLKSLPPVLINTLTRLLTRYLSERKVPKQWKTSKTVLLYKKGDPHDIGNYRLICLLSVIYKLFTRVILNRIEKVLDEGQPCEQAGFQKGFSTTDHIHTVSKLEVSREYKMPLCLTFIDLKKAFDSVETEAVVEALDNQGVPTQYIKVLRELYSNFTTGISPFYKNIIDVKRGVRQGDTISPKIFTTTLENAMQKLDWEDMGVKVDGRQLHHLRFTDDIVLITPSISQAERMLTELDEICGCIGLQLNLQKTMFMRNGWVSDAPFTLNGTNISECTSYVYLGRELNMMNDLTPELGRRRRAAWGAYKSIEDVVKKTRNTRLRAHLFNTTALPALTYASETWAFRKQEENAVSVIERAIERVMLGVSRSTQMRDGIRSSLLRQRSKIRDAAAFAKESKIRWAGHVIALTTTDGPEP, from the exons ATGGCTGCTCAGGAAAGGAAATGTCGTCTGGAACACACCCACCCACAAGTGTCAATGGCTTCTA aacacctgaagagccttccgccagtactcatcaacaccctgacGAGGCTccttacacgttatctgtcggaacgcaaggttcctaaacagtggaagaccagcaagaccgtgttgttgtataaaaagggagatccacatgacatcggtaACTATCGTctaatctgcctactgtccgtcatctacaagctctttacaagagtgatccttaataggattgaaaaagtcctggatgagggacagccatgcgagcaagcagggtttcaaaaaggattcagcacgactgaccacattcacactgtttcgaaactcgaggtatcacgagagtacaagatgccgctctgtctcaccttcatcgacttgaagaaggccttcgactcagttgagacagaagcggtcgtggaagccttggacaaccaaggcgtccctactcagtacataaaggtacttcgagagttgtacagtaacttcacgacggggatttcgccattctacaagaacatcattgacgtgaagaggggggtccgacagggtgatacaatttcacccaaaatattcacaaccaccctcgagaacgcaatgcaaAAGTTGGATTGGGaagacatgggagtgaaggttgatggtcggcagctacaccatttgcgctttactgatgacatcgtactgataacacctagcatcagccaagcggaacgaatgctgaccgaactCGACGAAatatgtggatgcatcggtcttcagctgaatctacaaaagacgatgttcatgcggaacggatgggtctcggatgccccattcacgctcaatggaacgaacatatccgaatgcaccagctacgtttatctgggtcgggaactgaacatgatgaacgacctgacccccgagctgggcaggaggagacgagcggcttggggagcgtacaagagcatcgaggatgtagtgaagaagaccaggaacacccggctccgtgctcacctcttcaacaccaccgcacttcctgctttgacttatgcttcggaaacctgggcatttcgcaagcaggaagaaaacgcggtgagtgtcattgaacgcgcaattgagagagtgatgctaggagtatcccgttccACGCAaatgagggacgggattcgaagttctctcctacgtcaacgatcgaagattagagacgccgccgcgtttgccaaggaaagtaaaataaggtgggccggacacgtgatcgctttaacgacaaccgatggaccagagccgtga
- a CDS encoding hypothetical protein (NECATOR_CHRIII.G11680.T1) — protein MPLCLTFIDLKKAFDSVETEAVVEALDNQGVPTQYIKVLRELYSNFTTGISPFYKNIIDVKRGVRQGDTISPKIFTTTLENAMQKLDWEDMGVKVDGRQLHHLRFTDDIVLITPSISQAERMLTELDEICGCIGLQLNLQKTMFMRNGWVSDAPFTLNGTNISECTSYVYLGRELNMMNDLTPELGRRRRAAWGAYKSIEDVVKKTRNTRLRAHLFNTTALPALTYASETWAFRKQEENAVSVIERAIERVMLGVSRSTQMRDGIRSSLLRQRSKIRDAAAFAKESKIRWAGHVIALTTTDGPEP, from the coding sequence atgccgctctgtctcaccttcatcgacttgaagaaggccttcgactcagttgagacagaagcggtcgtggaagccttggacaaccaaggcgtccctactcagtacataaaggtacttcgagagttgtacagtaacttcacgacggggatttcgccattctacaagaacatcattgacgtgaagaggggggtccgacagggtgatacaatttcacccaaaatattcacaaccaccctcgagaacgcaatgcaaAAGTTGGATTGGGaagacatgggagtgaaggttgatggtcggcagctacaccatttgcgctttactgatgacatcgtactgataacacctagcatcagccaagcggaacgaatgctgaccgaactCGACGAAatatgtggatgcatcggtcttcagctgaatctacaaaagacgatgttcatgcggaacggatgggtctcggatgccccattcacgctcaatggaacgaacatatccgaatgcaccagctacgtttatctgggtcgggaactgaacatgatgaacgacctgacccccgagctgggcaggaggagacgagcggcttggggagcgtacaagagcatcgaggatgtagtgaagaagaccaggaacacccggctccgtgctcacctcttcaacaccaccgcacttcctgctttgacttatgcttcggaaacctgggcatttcgcaagcaggaagaaaacgcggtgagtgtcattgaacgcgcaattgagagagtgatgctaggagtatcccgttccACGCAaatgagggacgggattcgaagttctctcctacgtcaacgatcgaagattagagacgccgccgcgtttgccaaggaaagtaaaataaggtgggccggacacgtgatcgctttaacgacaaccgatggaccagagccgtga
- a CDS encoding hypothetical protein (NECATOR_CHRIII.G11681.T1), translating to MWKGAVRGFCKKATQHPEVYFSGIQPTGVPHLGNYLGFIEPWIELQISLPSTTKMILAVADQHAISLGPKPADELRSNIRRMAASLLACGVDPSRTLLFRQSSVPQIAQLSWILGSLQTVAQLQRLPQYKEKALKFSRGQIPVGLLTYPVLQSADVLMFKATHVPVGADQAQHMNLLVDLADHFNTNYKVTFFPRPQQVIRKVSSRIRSLRDPSKKMSKSEASAKSRLEINDSAEEIEEKCRKAVSDTESRLSYDPEKRPAISNLIDLYCAVSKSEIKEVEQQGWDQLQLKKMLSKAVAERFLPIREKFLRLERGTEVDEILFENGRTARSIAEQNMAEIQRIVGFL from the exons ATGTGGAAGGGTGCTGTACGTGGGTTCTGCAAAAAGGCTACGCAACATCCAGAGGTGTACTTCTCGGGAATTCAACCGACTGGGGTGCCACATCTGGGGAACTACCTCGGTTTCATCGAGCCATGGATTGAACTACAAATT TCACTTCCTTCAACAACGAAGATGATTCTTGCAGTGGCAGATCAACACGCAATTTCGTTGGGACCAAAACCGGCAGATGAG CTCCGCTCGAATATCCGCCGGATGGCAGCGAGTTTGCTGGCTTGTGGTGTGGATCCCTCGCGCACACTGCTTTTCCGGCAAAGCAGTGTTCCTCAAATAGCACAACTGTCGTGGATTCTTGGTTCGCTGCAGACAGTCGCTCAACTACAAAGACTACCCCAGTACAAGGAGAAGGCTCTCAA GTTTTCCCGTGGACAAATCCCCGTCGGGCTTCTGACCTATCCAGTCCTTCAGTCCGCAGATGTGCTGATGTTCAAG GCCACCCATGTCCCTGTCGGAGCCGATCAAGCTCAGCACATGAACCTTCTAGTTGACCTTGCGGATCACTTTAATACAAATTATAAAGTTACTTTCTTCCCAAGACCTCAACAG GTGATACGGAAAGTTTCATCACGAATACGAAGTTTACGAGATCCATCAAAGAAGATGAGTAAATCGGAGGCCAGTGCTAAGTCAAGGCTTGAG atcaacGACTCGGCAGAAGAGATTGAAGAGAAATGCCGCAAAGCAGTGAGCGACACAGAATCGCGTCTCTCTTACGACCCTGAAAAACGTCCAGCGATCTCGAATTTG ATTGATCTCTACTGTGCTGTttccaaaagtgaaataaaagaagttgAACAGCAAGGATGGGACCAAttgcagttgaaaaaaatgctttctAAAGCGGTAGCAGAACGGTTCCTCCCCATTCGCGAGAAATTTTTGCGATTGGAGCGTGGAACAGAA GTGGATGAGATTCTGTTCGAAAATGGCAGGACAGCACGATCAATAGCTGAACAAAACATGGCCGAGATTCAGAGGATTGTTGGATTTTTGTAG